Proteins from one Chitinophaga oryzae genomic window:
- a CDS encoding lipid II:glycine glycyltransferase FemX — protein MYIDICKKEIRQVNKTAILQQTAYWSEVKSRQGWETSAFDFKVRRRDLFAGAADQDYTVSDVLVILRQISEEHYIAYVPYGPEIEPDTDCQGVFLEELSESLRPLLPEKCIMIRYDLAWQSHWSGEEQYFDENGCWLGPPVKQLQELRFNYSTRSHNLKKSNTDILPSNTIFMDLQQDDQLLLDRMKAKTRYNIQLAGRKGVQVKTAGLENIDTWYNLYAQTCARNGIVREDIGYFRTILTARANNSTSPADVEMLLAEADGIPLAAMFLVVAGHRGTYLYGASSNTHRNYMGTYMLQWEAMRRAKRKGCTEYDFFGVSPAPDPQHPLYGLYKFKNGFGGELFHRMGCWDYPLLKAPYTAYTATELYSKGYHR, from the coding sequence ATGTACATCGACATTTGCAAAAAAGAGATCAGGCAGGTAAACAAGACGGCTATTTTACAGCAGACGGCCTACTGGTCGGAGGTAAAGAGCCGTCAGGGCTGGGAGACCAGCGCGTTTGATTTTAAAGTGCGGCGCCGGGATTTGTTTGCCGGTGCGGCAGACCAGGACTATACTGTTAGTGACGTGCTGGTGATCCTGCGGCAGATCAGCGAAGAGCATTACATTGCCTATGTGCCTTATGGGCCGGAGATAGAGCCCGACACCGACTGCCAGGGTGTTTTCCTTGAGGAGCTGTCAGAGAGCCTGCGGCCGCTCCTGCCGGAAAAGTGTATCATGATCCGGTATGACCTCGCGTGGCAGTCGCACTGGTCGGGCGAGGAACAGTACTTCGACGAAAACGGCTGCTGGCTGGGGCCACCGGTCAAACAGCTGCAGGAGTTGCGTTTCAACTACAGCACCCGCAGCCATAACCTGAAAAAATCCAATACCGACATATTGCCTTCCAACACCATTTTTATGGACCTTCAGCAAGACGATCAGCTGTTACTGGACCGGATGAAGGCCAAAACCCGCTACAATATTCAGCTGGCAGGCCGTAAAGGCGTACAGGTAAAGACCGCCGGATTGGAGAATATTGACACGTGGTATAACCTGTACGCACAAACGTGCGCACGCAATGGTATTGTGCGGGAAGACATCGGCTACTTCCGGACCATCCTTACCGCCAGGGCTAACAACAGCACCTCTCCCGCAGACGTGGAGATGCTGCTGGCAGAGGCTGACGGTATTCCGCTGGCGGCTATGTTCCTCGTAGTGGCCGGCCACCGCGGCACCTACCTCTACGGAGCGTCTTCCAATACTCACCGTAACTATATGGGCACCTATATGCTGCAATGGGAAGCCATGCGGCGGGCTAAACGCAAGGGCTGTACGGAATACGACTTCTTCGGCGTGTCTCCGGCGCCTGATCCGCAACACCCGCTATACGGATTGTACAAGTTCAAAAACGGCTTCGGCGGAGAGCTGTTCCATCGGATGGGCTGCTGGGACTACCCATTACTGAAAGCCCCTTATACAGCGTATACCGCAACAGAGCTCTATAGTAAAGGCTATCACCGGTGA
- a CDS encoding serine hydrolase domain-containing protein produces MKKYMTTVITALVVTFTSYAQSGLNAQRTSRIDDVINRHIAAGHIPGATALVIRHGQVVYNKAFGYADVAARKPMQTDNIFRIASQTKAITSLGVMILWEEGKFQLDDPVSRFIPAFKNPRVKVSFNPKDSTYTTRPASREITVRDLLRHTSGIAYAAVFSDPQMQAIYAKAGVPSGIGTMASDLKTKINLLAQQPLMHDPGQAFTYGLNTDVLGYLIEIWSGQRLDLFLQQRVFAPLDMQDTYFHLPAGKQQKLVTLYEEVNGKMLPVSHPIYEGVDPLFPNRQGTYLSGGAGLVSTTGDYAKFLTLLLQKGKYNNKTIVSPATVTLMLSNQLETGVRPSPLPAQPEPFGFGLGFSLETKENDHLMPYNIGTLSWGGAFNTHYWVDPKEELIGLVFTQEYLSPYWSIGDEFKVAVYQALED; encoded by the coding sequence ATGAAAAAGTATATGACTACTGTCATTACCGCGCTGGTAGTGACCTTTACTTCCTATGCCCAGTCCGGCCTGAACGCACAGCGGACTTCCCGTATCGACGACGTGATCAATCGCCATATAGCCGCGGGGCATATCCCGGGCGCCACCGCCCTGGTTATCCGCCACGGACAGGTTGTTTATAATAAAGCTTTCGGTTACGCCGACGTAGCGGCCCGCAAGCCTATGCAAACGGACAATATCTTCCGCATCGCATCGCAGACGAAAGCCATTACCAGCCTGGGTGTAATGATACTCTGGGAGGAAGGTAAATTTCAGCTGGATGATCCGGTGTCCAGGTTTATTCCGGCTTTTAAAAACCCACGGGTGAAGGTGTCTTTTAATCCGAAGGACAGCACCTACACCACGCGCCCGGCCAGCCGGGAGATCACGGTGCGCGATCTGCTTCGTCATACCTCCGGCATCGCCTATGCCGCCGTATTCAGCGACCCGCAGATGCAGGCCATCTATGCCAAAGCAGGAGTACCCAGCGGTATCGGCACCATGGCGTCTGACCTGAAAACAAAAATAAACCTGCTGGCACAGCAGCCACTGATGCACGATCCCGGACAAGCGTTTACCTACGGCCTCAACACCGACGTGCTGGGTTATCTCATCGAAATATGGAGCGGCCAGCGGCTGGACCTCTTCCTGCAACAGCGCGTATTCGCGCCGCTGGACATGCAGGACACTTATTTTCATCTGCCGGCAGGCAAACAACAAAAGCTCGTCACCCTTTATGAAGAGGTCAACGGTAAGATGCTGCCCGTCAGCCATCCTATCTACGAAGGTGTAGACCCGCTGTTTCCCAACCGCCAGGGCACCTACCTCTCCGGCGGCGCAGGACTGGTGTCCACTACGGGAGATTATGCCAAATTCCTGACGCTCCTCCTGCAAAAAGGGAAGTACAATAACAAGACTATTGTCAGTCCCGCTACAGTGACCCTGATGCTCAGCAACCAGCTCGAAACCGGCGTGCGTCCTTCTCCCCTGCCGGCGCAACCCGAACCCTTCGGTTTCGGACTTGGCTTCTCCCTGGAGACAAAAGAAAACGACCACCTTATGCCTTACAACATCGGCACCCTCAGCTGGGGCGGCGCTTTCAACACCCACTACTGGGTAGATCCGAAAGAAGAACTGATCGGACTTGTCTTTACACAGGAGTATTTATCGCCCTACTGGAGCATCGGCGACGAGTTTAAAGTGGCGGTGTACCAGGCTTTGGAAGATTAG
- a CDS encoding LysR family transcriptional regulator has protein sequence MVNFEWFRTFKAIYQTGTLTGAAHELLISQPNVSQHLASLEAYICHPLFERQPRRMVPTDYGKLLYTEIVDAVEKLENVEMDFRNTCAREVPLTCVGAPKEFFQAVIARRISQSAANFIFEFGDAKQLLEKVIRGDMYFTLTTVCGQEKNILYEPVLEERQVLVGNAGLDDTIFRKAIRKNDRMAAEAWLSEQTWYSYSSDIPAVRRFWQENFNKRPQIKPRFVIPDYDGILKALAAGNGLTIVADYLVKDLLHKKELKQLWTDAQAPCQTIYLAYDKTRVTTPQVKQVKALLHL, from the coding sequence ATGGTCAATTTCGAATGGTTCAGGACTTTTAAAGCTATTTACCAGACAGGCACGCTGACAGGAGCGGCGCATGAGCTGCTGATCTCGCAACCCAATGTAAGCCAGCATCTGGCATCGCTGGAGGCTTATATCTGCCACCCGCTGTTTGAGAGACAGCCGCGCCGCATGGTGCCTACCGACTACGGCAAACTGTTATATACGGAGATCGTCGATGCAGTGGAGAAACTGGAGAACGTGGAGATGGATTTCAGAAACACCTGCGCCCGCGAAGTGCCGCTTACCTGCGTGGGTGCGCCGAAAGAGTTTTTTCAGGCGGTGATAGCCCGGCGTATCAGTCAGTCGGCCGCCAACTTCATCTTTGAGTTTGGAGATGCGAAACAGTTGCTGGAAAAAGTCATCCGGGGGGATATGTATTTTACGCTGACGACGGTCTGCGGCCAGGAGAAAAACATCCTGTATGAACCGGTGCTGGAAGAGCGGCAGGTGCTGGTCGGCAATGCCGGGCTGGATGATACCATCTTCCGTAAAGCTATCCGCAAAAATGACCGCATGGCGGCGGAAGCGTGGCTGAGCGAACAAACCTGGTATTCCTACAGCAGTGATATCCCGGCTGTCCGCCGCTTCTGGCAGGAAAATTTCAACAAACGCCCACAGATAAAGCCCCGCTTTGTGATACCGGACTACGACGGGATACTGAAAGCTCTGGCTGCCGGCAATGGCCTCACCATTGTGGCGGACTACCTGGTAAAAGACCTGCTGCATAAAAAAGAACTGAAACAACTCTGGACTGACGCCCAGGCTCCCTGTCAGACTATCTACCTGGCTTATGACAAAACGAGGGTGACCACCCCGCAGGTGAAACAGGTAAAGGCGCTGTTGCATTTATAG
- a CDS encoding RNA polymerase sigma-70 factor: MSSVGEWQTSISRYDDEQAFACLFRHFYDRLLHFCEQYVHAREVAEEIVSDVFVKLWHRRSELEKVANLQVYLFVAVKNHSLNYLEQYSRLRIVPIEATGMADLRHSTDPEQDLEWKELRFKMDQIVAALPEQCRRIFKLIKEDGLKYKEVAEILNISPRTVETQLFRAMRRLQDGLSQLHKDNNLLPPLLVLFCLSAQIL, encoded by the coding sequence ATGTCCAGCGTTGGTGAATGGCAAACGAGCATTTCCCGTTATGATGATGAGCAGGCCTTCGCCTGCCTGTTCCGGCACTTTTATGACCGGCTGCTGCATTTCTGTGAGCAGTATGTTCATGCGCGGGAAGTAGCGGAAGAAATTGTGTCGGACGTATTTGTGAAGTTATGGCATCGCCGCAGTGAACTGGAAAAAGTAGCCAACCTGCAGGTATATCTTTTTGTGGCGGTCAAAAATCATTCGCTGAATTACCTCGAACAATATTCCAGGCTGCGTATCGTGCCTATTGAAGCTACCGGTATGGCCGATCTCCGGCACAGCACTGATCCTGAACAGGACCTCGAATGGAAAGAGCTGCGCTTTAAGATGGACCAGATCGTGGCCGCCCTGCCGGAGCAATGCCGGCGTATCTTCAAACTGATCAAAGAGGACGGCCTTAAATATAAGGAGGTGGCCGAAATACTGAACATCTCCCCGCGTACGGTGGAAACACAGCTTTTCCGGGCGATGCGCCGGCTACAGGACGGCCTGTCGCAACTCCACAAAGACAACAACCTCCTGCCACCGCTCCTGGTCCTCTTTTGTCTCTCCGCACAGATCCTGTAA
- a CDS encoding FecR family protein gives MPNDTFIQLLTRKLAGVATAEEIQALDTLLEQHPELKPRYHQLSRYFAEAPHRKASNAELVLQRTLSKIKTAPLSPEKEKRKTFRWQWAAAAAVVSGLAVGVFLLFRSRPATAPMAGNTLQWQQQANPKGIKSFLTLADGTRIWLNAESELKYPRQFGDSREVYLEGEAFLEVADDVKRPFIVHLREGTVKVLGTAFNIRAYHNEPVQTAVISGKVAFIPRYNDAKQTRDTILITPDVKVSYTSRTGTLVKDTTTSLNDKAWTEGRLVFRNNTLEEICASLERNFGKRVVFDADAPRQYRLTGTFRNNSLQDIMYYLSRSKPFHYTITDSTLVISE, from the coding sequence ATGCCAAACGATACATTTATACAACTGCTCACGCGTAAGCTGGCCGGGGTGGCCACTGCTGAAGAGATACAGGCGCTGGACACCCTGCTGGAGCAACACCCGGAGCTGAAGCCCCGCTACCATCAGCTGTCCCGCTATTTTGCAGAGGCGCCTCACCGGAAAGCCAGCAACGCGGAACTGGTGCTGCAACGCACACTGTCTAAAATAAAGACAGCCCCCTTATCTCCCGAAAAAGAAAAAAGAAAAACCTTTCGCTGGCAATGGGCGGCGGCAGCGGCGGTGGTATCCGGACTGGCCGTCGGGGTATTCCTGTTGTTCCGGTCGCGTCCCGCTACCGCTCCGATGGCCGGCAACACCCTGCAGTGGCAGCAGCAGGCCAACCCCAAAGGCATCAAGTCCTTCCTGACACTGGCAGACGGCACGCGTATCTGGCTAAATGCGGAAAGTGAACTGAAATATCCGCGGCAGTTCGGCGACAGCCGCGAGGTATACCTGGAAGGAGAGGCCTTCCTCGAAGTGGCGGACGACGTGAAACGCCCGTTCATCGTACACCTGCGGGAAGGTACCGTTAAGGTGCTGGGCACGGCGTTTAACATCCGGGCTTATCACAACGAGCCGGTGCAAACAGCCGTGATAAGCGGCAAGGTGGCGTTCATTCCCAGATACAACGATGCCAAACAAACGAGGGATACCATCCTGATCACACCGGACGTGAAAGTGTCTTACACCTCCCGCACCGGCACCCTCGTAAAAGACACCACCACCAGCCTGAACGACAAAGCCTGGACAGAAGGACGCCTCGTGTTCCGTAATAACACCCTGGAAGAGATCTGCGCCAGCCTCGAACGTAATTTCGGCAAACGTGTGGTGTTCGATGCCGACGCACCACGGCAGTACAGGCTGACAGGCACTTTCAGGAATAATTCCCTGCAGGACATCATGTATTACCTGAGCCGTTCCAAACCTTTCCATTATACCATCACCGACAGTACGCTGGTGATATCCGAATAA
- a CDS encoding TonB-dependent receptor, with product MRKELIKAPYGRTVRPPFFSLVLCAVLLSVLDLDAQVAYASATRRQLTGTQGQASARVPDYAVSLQVEDLPLAAVLEKIEQQTALVFVYANEDIKATRKITLNVKNNKLDDVLQMLLLPLNIRYEFINNKIILKDATAVDVSRQQQELVITGRVVNNKGEGIANVNVRLQGQSIGTVTDTRGNWSLKVPPAQANGTLVFSSVGYVPSEISINGRTSIVAMLAADAKDLSEIVVTAYGQQKKTQVTAAISTISNKDITSRPTTNMFQALQGLAPNLIIQQNVAEPGAAINLNIRGVGSLTGNAPLVIVDGVQGGTTALQNLNPYDVESISVLKDAASAAIYGSQAANGVIYITTKRGKKDERPTVQYNGLYGWQTPTTLPRQVEAWEYMTLKNEALVNSGKTPQFAPSEIAFWHNRGSQPAMLREMVRRFTPQQNHSLSVTGGGKTSSYLLSLGYLDQGNMLQNRWLPSGQDFYYKRYNARLNVSVDIGKYVKVSGNVAYTRSNIRTQAFDMGLLMRDAMRVPRIYPVKDSLGNWVVPALTSNSVFAQLGEGGYKQNVIDNLMGGLDVVITPAPHLKINLNASGNYNINAETRRINKYSYAPYYTTATAPQFNELHKSEYKDLYTNVYATAEYENTFGQHYVKGQVGVRSDAVDEHYGFRMDRFGTTNLDGDWSIGGGYKPNPDGTFNYGNINDYNDFSNPNLYALNSLFGRLNYAFKDRYLAEFTWRYDGSSKLAPGHRWQFFPAFSLGWRVTDEAFMEYVKEHIGNVKLRYSWGRVGNSNIGGFNYLARVRLTDGDGDFRRGNYSFNNTPATGATFSTYNDLLQWEISTMSNYGIDADFFNGKLTASFDYFDKITTGIYLFQTVPGTAGIDAPLENVGKVDNKGWELALTYRMNTGAFRHAFGFNIADNLNKVIRFGQESIRGSDVQFIIREGFPIASYYGYKSNGLYQNLDDIKNAPKVPFAYNQQVMPGDVKYIDRNGDGVIDENDRYVFGNPFPRYTFGFNYNVSWKNFDFSMFWQGVGKRSQFLRGDIVEAFHNNEDHAMLQHLDRWTPLNPGSSYPRLTIGAANANNFAYSDYWLFDTKYLRLKNVQLGYNLPFAWTNRAGIQQVRLYVSAQNLITIMPARFRELGVDPEFTQFDDHMSMSNYNPVAGRNYPNARTFAVGLDVKF from the coding sequence ATGAGAAAAGAACTGATCAAAGCGCCTTACGGGCGCACGGTCCGGCCTCCCTTCTTTTCACTGGTATTGTGCGCGGTGCTGCTGAGCGTATTGGACCTGGATGCCCAGGTCGCCTATGCCTCCGCCACCCGCCGCCAGCTGACAGGAACGCAGGGACAGGCGTCCGCCCGTGTTCCGGACTATGCCGTCAGCCTCCAGGTAGAAGACCTGCCGCTGGCTGCCGTACTGGAGAAAATAGAACAACAAACGGCCCTCGTTTTCGTGTACGCCAACGAAGACATTAAAGCCACCCGCAAAATCACGCTCAACGTAAAAAACAACAAACTGGACGACGTGCTGCAGATGCTCTTGCTGCCGTTGAATATCCGGTATGAGTTCATCAACAACAAAATCATCCTGAAAGATGCCACCGCCGTAGATGTCAGCCGGCAGCAGCAGGAACTGGTGATCACCGGGCGTGTGGTCAACAATAAAGGCGAAGGCATCGCCAATGTCAACGTACGGCTGCAGGGGCAGTCCATCGGTACGGTAACGGATACACGTGGTAACTGGTCGCTGAAAGTGCCGCCGGCACAGGCCAACGGTACCCTGGTATTTTCATCGGTGGGGTATGTACCGTCTGAAATCAGCATCAACGGCCGTACCAGCATAGTAGCCATGCTCGCCGCCGACGCCAAAGACCTCAGTGAGATCGTTGTCACTGCCTACGGCCAGCAGAAAAAGACGCAGGTGACCGCTGCCATCAGCACCATTTCCAACAAGGATATCACCAGCCGTCCCACCACTAATATGTTCCAGGCCTTACAGGGACTGGCGCCCAACCTGATTATCCAGCAAAACGTAGCGGAGCCGGGAGCGGCCATCAACCTGAACATCCGCGGCGTGGGCAGCCTCACCGGCAATGCGCCGCTTGTGATTGTGGACGGGGTACAGGGTGGTACTACTGCCTTGCAAAACCTCAACCCTTACGATGTAGAGAGTATCTCCGTGCTCAAAGACGCCGCATCGGCAGCCATCTACGGCTCGCAGGCAGCCAACGGCGTCATTTACATCACCACCAAAAGAGGGAAAAAAGACGAGCGCCCCACCGTGCAATACAACGGCCTGTATGGTTGGCAAACACCCACCACGCTGCCCCGGCAGGTGGAAGCATGGGAGTATATGACGCTTAAAAATGAGGCGCTGGTGAACTCCGGTAAAACACCGCAGTTCGCCCCTTCTGAGATAGCGTTCTGGCATAACCGGGGCTCACAGCCCGCCATGCTGCGGGAGATGGTCCGCCGGTTTACACCGCAGCAAAACCATAGCCTCAGCGTTACGGGCGGCGGTAAAACCAGCAGCTACCTGCTGTCGCTGGGCTACCTCGATCAGGGAAATATGTTGCAGAACCGCTGGCTGCCTTCCGGGCAGGATTTCTATTACAAAAGGTATAATGCCCGCCTTAACGTGTCCGTCGATATCGGTAAATACGTGAAAGTATCCGGTAACGTGGCGTATACCCGCTCCAATATCCGCACGCAGGCGTTCGACATGGGCCTGCTCATGCGCGATGCGATGCGCGTGCCCCGTATCTATCCCGTCAAAGACTCGCTGGGCAACTGGGTGGTGCCCGCCCTTACCAGCAACAGCGTATTTGCCCAACTGGGAGAAGGCGGTTACAAACAGAATGTCATTGACAACCTGATGGGCGGACTGGACGTGGTGATCACCCCGGCGCCACACCTGAAAATAAACCTCAACGCATCGGGTAATTATAACATCAACGCCGAAACGCGGCGCATCAACAAATACAGCTATGCGCCGTATTATACTACCGCTACCGCGCCACAGTTCAATGAACTGCACAAATCGGAATACAAAGACCTGTACACTAACGTGTACGCTACCGCGGAATATGAAAATACTTTCGGACAGCACTATGTAAAAGGACAGGTAGGGGTGCGCAGCGACGCGGTGGACGAACATTACGGCTTCCGCATGGACCGCTTCGGCACCACCAACCTGGACGGCGACTGGTCTATCGGCGGCGGGTACAAGCCCAATCCCGACGGTACTTTCAACTATGGTAACATCAACGACTATAACGATTTCTCCAATCCTAACCTGTACGCATTGAACTCTCTTTTCGGCAGGCTGAACTACGCTTTCAAAGACCGCTACCTGGCGGAGTTCACCTGGCGTTATGACGGCTCTTCCAAGCTGGCGCCCGGCCACCGCTGGCAGTTCTTCCCCGCGTTCTCGCTGGGATGGCGCGTTACAGACGAAGCCTTTATGGAATATGTGAAGGAACATATCGGTAACGTGAAGCTGCGCTATTCGTGGGGGCGTGTGGGTAACTCCAACATCGGCGGATTTAACTATCTCGCAAGGGTGCGCCTGACGGACGGCGACGGTGATTTCAGAAGAGGTAACTATTCTTTTAATAACACCCCCGCCACCGGCGCTACCTTTTCTACCTACAACGACCTGTTGCAATGGGAGATTTCCACGATGAGCAACTACGGCATTGACGCCGATTTCTTCAACGGAAAGCTGACCGCTTCCTTCGATTATTTCGATAAGATAACCACCGGTATCTACCTGTTCCAGACGGTGCCGGGTACCGCCGGTATCGACGCCCCGCTGGAAAACGTAGGCAAGGTGGACAACAAAGGATGGGAGCTGGCGCTCACGTACCGCATGAATACCGGTGCTTTCCGCCATGCTTTCGGGTTTAATATTGCCGACAACCTGAACAAAGTGATCCGGTTCGGACAGGAATCCATCCGTGGCTCCGATGTGCAGTTCATTATCAGGGAAGGATTCCCGATCGCTTCCTATTACGGCTACAAGTCCAACGGCCTGTACCAGAACCTCGATGACATCAAAAACGCGCCGAAAGTGCCTTTTGCCTATAACCAGCAGGTGATGCCCGGCGACGTGAAATACATTGACCGCAACGGCGACGGCGTGATCGATGAAAACGACCGTTATGTATTCGGTAATCCTTTTCCCCGCTATACCTTCGGTTTTAACTATAATGTAAGCTGGAAGAACTTCGATTTCTCCATGTTCTGGCAGGGAGTGGGCAAACGGTCGCAGTTCCTGCGCGGCGATATTGTGGAAGCATTCCACAATAACGAAGACCACGCCATGCTCCAGCACCTGGACCGCTGGACGCCGCTTAATCCCGGCTCCAGCTACCCGAGGCTGACCATCGGTGCGGCCAACGCCAACAACTTTGCGTATTCCGACTACTGGTTGTTTGATACCAAATACCTGCGGCTGAAGAATGTGCAGCTGGGCTATAACCTGCCCTTCGCCTGGACCAACCGGGCCGGGATACAACAGGTACGCCTGTACGTAAGCGCGCAGAACCTGATCACGATTATGCCTGCACGTTTCAGGGAGCTGGGCGTAGACCCCGAGTTTACACAGTTTGACGACCATATGTCCATGTCCAACTATAACCCGGTGGCAGGCCGAAACTATCCCAACGCACGGACTTTTGCGGTGGGGCTGGACGTTAAGTTTTGA
- a CDS encoding RagB/SusD family nutrient uptake outer membrane protein has translation MKKLTIMILLAGVVVSCRKLDQPITSEFTENAYWRNAQDALDALTACYEHLAKDDYFFGDEALSDNAYVSGDGMLAVTRIANGSYDASNARDRDTWGYYFTTIRRCNIVAENIDRVPAMDATLKKRIVAEARFIRAYAYFQLTAWYGDVPFTTKVLSIDESRTISRTDKNTIQQFVLQELAAIQPDLPVNTQIAEKDRGRVSRGAAIALSARVHLFRSEWAAVVTDCEKLIGKTDNGTYQLFGGYSSQFTVANEYNPEVILDLQYGGGRTYDKQRQFLPQTVAALRSVLVPTQDLVDDYVMLNGKGIREAGSGYNENNPYTGRDPRFEATILHHGSKIIDFSGVEQTILTQPGSVPATNTVDDQGASPTGYYFYKYYDRTATVYQSGLNLILVRYADVLLMYAEAKMEQGQLTAGVWDQTVRALRARAGFTDGAALTFDGSWSQAEQRTIIRRERRAELAFEGQRIFDIRRWKIADQVLSRPVRGIKVTSGSFNKDPQGYIIVENRVFVNPKHYLWPVPTFERDQNKNLSQNQDW, from the coding sequence ATGAAGAAATTAACCATCATGATATTACTCGCCGGTGTGGTTGTCAGCTGTCGCAAGCTGGACCAGCCCATCACCAGCGAGTTTACCGAGAACGCCTACTGGCGTAATGCACAGGACGCGCTGGATGCGCTCACAGCCTGCTATGAACATCTGGCCAAAGACGATTACTTTTTCGGGGATGAAGCGCTGAGCGACAACGCCTATGTGAGCGGCGACGGGATGCTGGCCGTAACGAGGATCGCCAACGGCAGCTACGATGCTTCCAATGCCCGTGACCGTGATACGTGGGGCTACTATTTTACCACTATCCGCCGTTGCAACATTGTGGCAGAGAATATAGACCGTGTGCCTGCGATGGATGCCACCCTGAAGAAGCGGATAGTGGCCGAGGCCCGCTTTATCCGCGCCTACGCTTATTTTCAGCTCACCGCCTGGTATGGCGATGTGCCTTTTACTACCAAAGTATTGTCCATCGACGAGTCGAGGACTATCTCCCGCACGGATAAAAATACTATCCAGCAGTTTGTGCTGCAGGAGCTGGCGGCGATACAACCTGATCTGCCGGTGAATACGCAGATCGCAGAGAAAGACCGGGGCAGGGTGTCGCGTGGCGCCGCTATTGCGCTGAGTGCCCGGGTGCATTTGTTCCGCAGTGAGTGGGCGGCTGTAGTAACTGACTGTGAAAAGCTGATCGGTAAAACAGACAACGGGACCTACCAGCTGTTCGGAGGCTACAGCAGCCAGTTTACCGTAGCCAATGAATACAATCCTGAAGTGATACTGGACCTGCAATACGGTGGCGGACGCACGTACGACAAACAGCGGCAGTTTCTGCCGCAGACGGTGGCCGCGCTGAGAAGCGTGCTGGTGCCTACGCAGGACCTGGTAGACGACTATGTGATGCTCAACGGAAAAGGTATCCGCGAAGCCGGTTCCGGTTACAACGAGAATAATCCCTATACAGGCCGCGATCCCCGCTTTGAAGCCACTATCCTGCATCATGGTTCTAAGATCATTGACTTCAGCGGCGTGGAGCAGACCATCCTCACACAGCCGGGTTCTGTGCCTGCCACCAATACGGTGGATGACCAGGGCGCTTCGCCTACCGGGTACTATTTCTATAAGTACTATGACCGCACCGCTACCGTGTACCAGTCGGGCCTCAACCTCATCCTGGTCCGTTACGCCGATGTGTTGCTGATGTATGCAGAAGCGAAGATGGAACAGGGGCAGCTGACGGCAGGGGTGTGGGACCAGACCGTCCGGGCCTTGCGTGCCCGCGCCGGTTTCACTGACGGGGCGGCGCTCACCTTTGACGGCAGCTGGTCGCAGGCGGAGCAGCGGACCATTATCCGCCGCGAACGCCGGGCTGAACTGGCCTTCGAAGGACAACGTATTTTCGATATCCGCCGCTGGAAGATCGCCGACCAGGTGCTGAGCCGGCCGGTGAGAGGTATTAAAGTCACCAGCGGCTCTTTCAACAAAGACCCGCAAGGGTACATCATCGTGGAAAACCGGGTGTTCGTCAATCCCAAACACTACCTGTGGCCGGTGCCCACGTTTGAGCGCGACCAGAACAAAAATCTCTCACAAAACCAGGACTGGTAA